The Pongo abelii isolate AG06213 chromosome 19, NHGRI_mPonAbe1-v2.0_pri, whole genome shotgun sequence genome includes the window tttaaaggcttCTAACATATCCAGCCAGATTGCCTTTCAGAAATATTATACCAATTTGTTCCAGCAGTCTTGAGAACACGCACTTCCCTGAGctcttgccaacacttgatatTACATTGTTATTGCCTTCCAATCtgttaatcatttctttttccttctttttacccTTTTTGCTTGGAAATATCTTCCCTAGCCCAAGATCAAATAAATGAtaacttttctcatttaaaaattaatcagtcTAGAATTTTGGTTTTTGATATAAGAATCATGATGATTGTATGATATTCTGCTCACCAACCAGAGCAGTGCTGGAGAGGTGCAGAGATGGCCTCCTGTTTCCTGTTTCCTCCAAGTTCTGGGTCTGTGATTTAGGGATCTGCTGCTGAGAGAGGTTCAAAACATCTTCCCACCTTATTTCATGGACTGTCATTGTTTCAAGAAGCAAATTATACCATCAGCTCCAGGAAGATTTTTCTCCATTGCTTCATCTGTCTTAAGAGCAGTCCATTGCAACCTGATTCTGCGTTCTGCCATCTGATAGGCTTCATGGTGGGTCATGTGAGGAGTTTCTATCTTTGTCTGTGTTCTaaatttgcagatattttatttaaagtatagAAGTAATTTTATTAGAAGTTACTAGCCAGGCTCTGCATTAGGTTTTAATATCTTGTAGAATAagattactttctcttttttttgctttaagattcctcattactctttttttatttttgagatggggtctcgctctgttgcccaagctggagtgcagtggcaccatctcagcccactgcaagctctgcctcccgggttcacgccattctcctgcctcagcttcccgagtagctgggactacaggcacccgcgaccatgctcggctaattttttgtatttttagtagagatggggtttcaccatgttagccaggctggtcttgatctcctgaccttgtcatccgcccacctcggcttcccaaagtgctgggattacaggcgtgagccactgcacccggcctagatcCCTCATTATTATTTTGCATAAGGTTTAATCTCTCAAGTGGCCCTTTTTGAAGTTCTTCCCCAGTCCCTCATCTGactcttttattatatttacatatttattacatttatttatttatttatttatttattattttgattggcatttgCATTATATGTATTAACAAGAAGTAATTTGGCATCTTAAAAATGTCTTATTCTTTCCTGATCATAAAATCACATGTTCATTACAGaagatttagaaaatatagaaaagtgtaaaaaagaaaagtattaccTTTAATTTCAccacttaaaggaaaaaaactacaaacattTTGCTGTCTGTCCTTTCAGATTTGTTCTTAGTTTATACATGTTTGAGCATGCATAAAACTTGCATTGATATGATTATGATATTTCATCTTCCTATCCAGAAGAATAGAATatgtctttccacattccattacaaagaaccagttggattcatttatttattccactGTTAATCTGTTTTGATTAATTCTTGTATCCTACTTTTTGgacatttctttgatttctcaCTAGTTTCTTGAGTAAAATTCTTTGTTCATTTCACTTTGTTCTTTCTTGATTGATAATGAAAGCATTTAAAGATATGAATTTGACTCTTCTTGTAGCTTTGGGTAAATAGAGACAATAAAATGTAGAAacttctgaaataaattaaacctaatttagagaaaaaaggaaagtgtaCATTTTCTGTAGAGTACAAGGCactatatatgtttaaaattaagctgttattaatattataaaatcaagTTATTATTCATATATCCATATCTTAGTGCATGCTAGCTAGAATTATCAAATACTAACAGCAGGACAAAAAAGTCCTCACTAGTAATTTTAGGTGAGCGTTTGAGGCAAAGATGTGGGCATGATATCACATAGGGTTGCTTTCATATCTATCAAGACCTTAGGtctctgattttcttctttcttatatgCACGGAAACTGATTTGTAATTGCAGTGAACTTGTAACATACTAATCTTCCTGCCTTTTTACATTACCATAGATAAAGCAAAACCCAGACCTCCTAATCAAACTGATAGCTTATTGTATCTCTACCTCAGAATATCaactataataatatatataattttgtgtctGCCGcaagggcagagtcctcatggagaacctctgctagggcagggTAGAagtgaaatgtggggttggagcccccatacagGGTCCCCACAGGGGCACTGCCTagcagagctgtgagaagagggccaccatcctccagactcccgAATGGTAGATCCATCAACAGCTGTACCATGtccctggaaaagctgcaggcactcaatgccagcctgtaaaAACAGCCAAAGGGGCTATACCCAGCagtgccacaggggcagagctgcccagggCCTTGGGAGTGCACATCAgaatgccctggatgtgagatatgaagtcaaaggagatcatgttggagctttaagatttaatgactcccCTACCAGATTCGGGACTTGCATGAGGCCCgttggcccctttgttttggccaatttctcccatttggaatgggaacatttacccaatgcctatacctgcattgtatcttggaagtcactaacttgcttttgattttacaggctcataagtggaagggacttgccttgtctcagatgagactttgaacttggacttttgggttaatgctggaatgagttaagactttgggggactgttgggaaggcataattggttttgaaatgtgtaacgggcatgagatttgggaggggccagcagcagaatgatatggtttggctctgtgtccccacctaaatctcatcttgaattttaatcccaatgtgtcaagggagggacctggtgggaggtgattggatcatgggggcggtttgccccatgctgttctcatgatagtgagtgagttttcatgaggtctgatgattttataagtcacagtttcccctgctctcccctgtctcctgctgtcttgtgaagaaattgcctgcttcccctttgccttccatcatgattgtaagttccctgaggccttcgcagccatgcagaactctgagccaattaaacctcttttgcttataaattacccagtctcaggcattctttagagcagtgtgaaaatgaactaatatacatGAATTCAAATGATAATACTTAAGAGACTCATGTTCGAAGGATAACAGGAGCAGTTTTAGTACAAAACTGTAATGAAGGATCTAAAGTGCTGTACTGGGTTCTCTTGACTTACCCAGTGAGCAAtgttatgaccttgggcaagcccctTTACAttgtgcaatgtggaattgaaatgtGATGGTGGATGGAATCTTGTCTTGAACCTAATTCTATGGGAAGCATTTAATATTTCATCATGACATATGTTTGTTGTAGGCATTTGGTGCTTACCTTTTATTACCTCATGCAAGTATTTTGCTAAGAGGggtttcatttgtttgtggtgtttggtttgtttgcttgcttgttttttagagagacagggtctcattctgtcacctaggctggaattcagtgttgTGATCCtcacccactgcagccttgaactccttggttgaagcgatcctcccacctcagcctcctgaatagctgggactgcaggcacatgccaccatgcctggtaaattttttaatttttttttaggagatggggtttcactatattgcccaagctggtctcaaactgttggcctctagtgatcctcccaccttgggttCCCAaacaggtgggattacagatgtgagccactgtacccaggcaAAAGATAACTTTGGAACACCAACTGAAAATGTTACTTACAATGAATCCTATATCCTCATTCTCATTTACTTATTTGGATGGAGTTTCCTGAAATTTGTCTCACTATCATCTAggatcctttttctttctccaactGGGAGATTGTGTCTGGTTTGGAAACTGCAAGCCCTGctcaggaaaagggaaaagacCCAAGGTACACACCCAGTCCCCAGGTGATCATCAGGCCCAGGTGAAAACTCAGGGCTTAGGTGCACATCCGGCCTTAAgtggacacccaggccccaggtgATCACCAGTCCCCAGGTGGACACAAGGCCTTAGGTGAACAACAAGACCTGGTAGGCCATCAGGCCCCAGCTGGATACAGTCCCCAGGTGAACACAAGGCCCCCAGAGGGACATAGGCCCAAGGCAGACATCAGGCCCTAGGTGGACATCAGGCCTGAGGACATCCGGCCCCTGGTGAACATCAGGCACAGGTGTCCAAACAGGCCCTGGGTGGACATAACTGTGGACAGGTAAGGAGTTGACCTGGGGGGAGGGTGAGCAGTCAGCAGCCCAGTGGAGTCCTGAGTAGGTCTTAAGGAAGGAGGGGGCCGAGGGGACAGAACCTTAAAGAAGCGACCTCACTTCCTTGATGATGACACACATGAACAGAACTTAGAAGTCTGGTAACCAGGTGCCCATATCCTAGAGTCAGTGCCGTAACCAGCTCACTTGGTGGGAGACGCTCAAGAGAGCAAGATGTTCTCATGTTGCTTCCCCACTTCGAGAGGTTGCTGCTTCAGGAATGGCAGGAGTGACAGCCTTTTCCAACGATGCCAAAGAAGGCTCATTCCTCACCCCAGATGCCTGTGGCCCTTTGTAAGAAGGCGCACCCAGGTACCACGGGGCAGCCCGGGGCAGGTCCTAGCAGGCCAGGCCATGCCAGAGATCCCATCGGGGCTGCATCTGCACATTGTCCCTGTCCAGGAGGAGATTCAGGAGCCCATGGAGGCACAGACAGATGGTGAGGTGGCTGCAGCCTGGAAGACTTTGCAGGGGTGGTGCTTTTGGGATGGAATTCCTTTGAATTCAGTGAGGTTGTCTCTGTGTTTGGAAATTCCAGTGGAAAGTGACTGATGCTGGTGACTCTTTCTCCATTTTCAGCTCCTGGTCAATATGCAGAAATAGCAACACCTGCGGCACCAGCTGTAGAGCCAGAGCCAGCATGGGAAGAGCCCCCTCCAGAGAGAGTGCTGGAGCTGGAGGGAGCTCCAGCCAAGGACCAGATCAAGGAGGATCTGCCTGAAATCATGGCACCTACTGTCGCCACTGGCCTTAGCCCTGGAGCTGAAAGCGTGGGTGGAGAGAGAAGTGGGAGGGAAGGGGTGACTAGCACAGCTTCAGCCAGCAGCTCCCATGCTGCCCCTcatcctgggcatggtggcaaacatgGAGGTGGGGACCAGGGCATTCAAACTGGACTCCTGTACGTTGCTGGAAAGGAGCTTCTCTCATTCATTAGAACCACAGCCCTGCTGCTGCAGGGCCTGTTTGTTGTGCTAATACTGCTGGGGTATATCCTTGAGCAGAAGGTGCTCAAAAGCATTAAAAGAAGGCTGGGAAGAAGAGTTCCAGTAGCTCCTCCTGCTCTCAGATGCAATCTCCTCTGCCAGGCATGGATGCGTGTCTGCAACTGGGCATCCAGGCTGTTTGCCCCTAATGTGCTGCCCCGAACGGGCTCTTAACAggtgggcaggggttgggggaccAGGAGGTGGCTCCAAAGGGTACAACAAGGAAAGCTTTTAAAGACAGCTGTTGTGCCCCAGGCTCTCCATGCCACCACCTGCCCTACCATTTATTAATAGTGTTAGAATTACAAGTTGATGAAACGACATTACAATAAAGTTTGGTTTCTGAAATTTCATGCCTTTTTGAACTCCCTAATGTTAGATGGTGTTTTTGAGGCTATCCTGAAAATCTCTGATAGTTGTGTCTTTTGTTGTGGGTTGTTTGTGTGCTTGAATTACCAACTGTTATTGGAAACCTTTCAGGTATGGCTTTTAGAAGACCTTGACCCACTCTTGCCGGTTTTGACTCTCTGGTTTATTGTGGAAAGAGGGAAGATGTAGGCTCATGTCTCCGGCAGATCAATCACCTTTTGCCATCAAGGATTTGGCATGAGAGTTTCCAAGAATTATGTGTGCAAGTTGACACGCTGGTACTTTAGCTAATCTGGGTGTCAAAACAGAATGCCATAGACTAGGTAGCACAgaaaattgatttctcacagttctgtagatgGTAAAATCCAAGGTCAAATGGTCAGCAGATTCCGTGTCTGCAGAGGGCtggtttcctggttcatagacagccaTTTCTTTACTGTGTGTTTACAGTGACAGAAGGGATGAGGGAGCTCTCTGCGGTCCCCTTGATAGGGGCaccaattccattcatgaggtcCCTGCCTTCATGAACTTTATCACCTTCCAAGGCCCCACCCCCAAATACTATCACATAGaattcaacacatgaatttgaggAGGACAATAACATTTGCTTTACAGAATCAGGTCACCCCGAGCCGTATGCACTCACAGGAAATCTATAATCTTCTATTAAGTATTTGCTGGTCCCCTCTGGGGATTGTCTAAACAAAATTGTCTAAACAAAAATTTagacaatttttgttttctttaagaaaaatgatcTTTCATGTGATCCATGGTTTATtcatagaaaagcactgtgagtTCACACATTTGCTAAAAAGAAGGGCAATTGTGATACAAAAATGAGAGtgacctctctctctcacttctctctctctttaacaaACCCAATGGGCTGAGACATTGTAGGGGCTCTTGGCTGGGCAGTAGGACTTGAGTAGCCATGAATGGCAAATACAACTTCTTGGTCAGTTTGGAGTAGAAAAGGTGACAGTttgtcaacaaaagaaaaaataaagcagatggGGAAGTTCTTATTTCGTATTCTAGCTATACCACCCCTTCTTTATCAAACTCCACCCCCAACTCAGGATCTAACACACAAAAGAGTAAACACGAAGGCACTGGTAACCAACTGACTCTTCTGAATGTCCTTGCTGTCTCCTCCAACAATTCCAGGCTGAGCATAGGGGTCGGGAAGGTAGCAGGAACATGACGATACACTGTGGAGGGCAGCCAGGGCTAAGACAGGGCTGCTCACTAGGGCTAGAAATTAGGAAGGGAGAGGCTAAGTGCAGACCAGCCCTAGCCTCCAAGTCAGCAAGCATTGGACTGTgacaaaagcaggcagaggaagctTGAGGTAGAAAGGCAGGGGAAGAAAGCATGTATGGGGTGAGAAGGGAACTGTGCATTGAAAGCATCCAATCTGATGGCAGAGGGAGACCGGTGCTTAGAAGCTCATTTGGTGAGAGAGAACGAATAGAGGAGGCACAGAGATGGGGAACAAACATTTAACTAGTGAGAGAGATTGAAGACGACTGCGAAGAGAAACCTTGCAAAAAGGACACATTCATGCAGATCCTCAAAGATGAACATGCAGTCATCCCTACATGTTTTTACACATATAAAAACACAGATGCATGGAGAGCaagcatacacacagacacatatttctacacatgcactcatgtgtgcccagatacacacacactaaaCATGCAAAACATGACAGCATTTACACATAGATATGCACCCTCACATGTACACAAATGTTACATCCTCACACAGAGACCCACAGTCCAGTGTGCACATATCCACACAGGTACACAGCCATAGAACTGACATACATACACATCAACATATAATGTGCACATACAGACAGGCATGCGCAGATATATCTATGCACATAGACATATGTACTCAGtcatacagatacacacactcTCTAACACAAAGGTGACCAGTGTCGATGAACATTGTGAGCTCCGTGGCTTCCCAGACCTTCATCTTTTCCCTGCAGTTGTTTCAAAGGTGCTCAGCAGACTCCTGGCGAGGCTgtgtgaggcaggggcaggagcttCAGAGTCCTCACAGCTTTGTGAGGCAAAAGTCTGAGTCCAGTCCTGGCCTCTGCCACTCACCCACCACTGGGCTATTAATGTCCTGTCTGTAGGTGAGAGATTCTGCATAGACTAATCTTGGGATTTTTTCTAACTGGCCATTTTTCTCCTTGGCACCCCCACTATCCCACTGGTAACGGCATACACTCTGCAAGGGAAACCTGAGAAATGGTTGTGAGTCTCCTCAGACAATAAGCATATCCTCCCACCCACAGCTACCTCAAGCGCCCATCAAATCAGAACCAGAATTATAAATACTTATGACTTTAGATTAATTGGCAACACATATACTATAGTATTTACAGTATCATAAATGCATCTATTTCTCTGGTTAAGCAATCTCTGAGATGGAACAGTGTTCTGTGTTTGCCAGTGGAGACAGAGCCAATGCCCAGGACACGCAGGACATAGGGGCAGAAGGTGGCATATTGTGGAGGTTTCTGGTCGATTTGCAGGGCCCACTTCCTCCATCAGCAGTGGGCTGTAGTGAGAAGCTTGCAAAGGTATGCATATCGACTAGAGTTGGACTCCCCCATCCTTAGCCCCGTGGTCCTTTGGCCTCAGCCACAGGTGCTCAGAGTCCTCTCAGTGTGGACAAATGTTTCAGTGTTTTTGGCCTGACCTGATACTACCTGGGGACCCAGGCTGCTGGGCCGGTGAGCTATCTGCTTTCTCAGCCAAAGGGCTCTcgaaccagcagcatcagctttTTCTTGCCTTTGTAGATCTGTTTGTGGTTGTTGATGAACAGGGCAAATTGCAGGTAGCCATCCTAGGGCAGCAGGGGGGTCTCCCGAGCCTTGCTTAGAAACTCAATGAACTGCCCATACTGGCAATGGCTAATGTGTGTTAGGTGTAGTGTGTGGTGTTGATGTAAGCATTGCATCAGCAACTGGTGCCATGGAGCTCTGTCAGTGGAGATGAGCTTTCCAGAGCTGCGGCGGCCTGAGGTGCtggccaggccaggtgcagtcacCTTGCAGCCTTGCACACAGGATATCTGAAAGCACCATGGCAATGTGCACACTCTTCATCACCAGGGGGATGAGAACTGCCAGCTCATTCTTGCCCAGAGAGTGGCTGAGGGCACAAACCCAGAGCACATCATTGATGGCTGGGTGGGTATCCTGGTTATGAGCCAGGTTAAGATGGCTCATGGCCAATGAGGCCAGCTTGAAGGCACAGAGCGCGTAGCCACAGAGCTCCACGTAGCAGGCAATGGTGAACAGCTGTGAATGGGTCATGCCACCGGCAGCAGCCTCAGTGGCAATCTGGCAGGCTGCCTCAAAGGCAATGTGGTCTTTCTCACAGAGTGTAAGGGCTGACAGGGCACAGCTCTGTGGATGCTTCATAGCACACTGCAGGGCCAGTGTGCAAGCACAGCTAGCCAGTTCCTCCTGCTGTGGATAGTCAAGACTGAGGCACAGGATAGTGGTGTGGGATATGGCTGTGGCAGCTACAATACTAGCAGCCTCAGTATGGGTGAAGAGTGTGTACCAGCTCTGCAAGATGCTCCCTGGGGCCCGCACACCTGTCAGGGAGAGCCTGAGCTCAGCCGTGGCCATCTGGGTCCTGATTCAGGTCGGCCCAGATTACCATGTGGGGTTTGAACTTGGCCTACAGAGATGAGTTCTCCCTCCTCCTCGGCAACCTTGAGATGATCTGAGGCAAACCAGGGCAAGGGAAGCCTCCCAGATGGCCAAACCTTGTTTAGGGTCTCTTCCTATCTCTTCCTTCCCCAGGTCAGAGGGTTGAAGGTTTCTGCAGGTGCTCTTAGTCCCTCACAAGGATGGAGCAGTAGAGCCTGAGGTTTGCTTGCCCCGAGGCCAGGGTTGCAGATCTGCCAGGGGTTCTAGCTGAACTGGGGCCTCTCAGGGTAGAATCTTGTGCTGGGGCTTTGGGCTTTAGAAACGGTCCTGAGCCTCCAAGCTGTCTGGGTTTCTCACAAGCATGGACAGGGACGGGGACCAAACCACCAGGCCCACTACCTCCCAAGGGCACACTTGAGTATTGGCAGCTGAAAATTCATTCCCTTAGACTTGTCTCTGATGAGAGGGTCAAAGTGCTGCTGACATCAGCATATGGTTGGTTTAAGCAGTGAGGACAGAACTTGGGCTGGCTGAACAGAGGCCATCTTCTCCCACCAGCAGCCCCATCCTTTCTTAGGCCATCAGGAATAGGAATATGAGAGCTCCAAGGATTCGTTGTCCTGTCCCAAGAGTAGAGTATAGAAACTCCTTTCCTGTGGGGGTAGAGGGAGGTGGGCTATACTCATTTCTGAAGCACAGGTCACCAACCATCGTACCATCTCTCTGCGTCTCCAGTTAAGGGATGATAAGGTCATCGCATCACCTGTAACCCAGGTTCCAGGGCCACGTTGAGCAGGGTGCTGTCAGTACTACTGTTAGTGGGAGCAGCAATCTTGAACGCATTTTGGGCCACTTTGAAGATGAGGGGGGAAGAATGAATGTGCTTCTGCATTGCTCCCAGAATTGTTAAGAGCCTCAAAGTGTCTCCTTTGGCAGCAGTCAGCACGGTGGAGGCCAGTTCCCACCGCTGTGATTCCAAGTGTCCAAGCGTGAACCAGGGAGGATAATGGCTGGGCACCAGAGACACCATATGGTGAGTGAGGGACATGTCACCTGCACAACATGAATTTTCTAAAACAGGTAACCTTATGACACGTAAGCCTAATTTACAGGTGGGGTCTGGATCGTGAGACAGCAGAGCTGAGAACAAATACTTGGCAGAGATATGCATGGAAACACTCTCTCGGTGGATGACTTCTCCCAGATCCCTGAAAGGGCCCCCTTCCAGCAGCAAGATGCACTATTTTTGGAATGTTTGCACTGGGTCATCATCCAATTGCAGTTCTTGGAGTTGGCTGAGGAGCTGTTCCTCATTACGGCACAACTTGTCCTGTGCATAGGAGACTTCAGGCATTACCCTCTGTGACCCAGGCCCATGGATGCAGCCTCCAGGGCCAATGACAAGTAGGACTCACTGCTGTTTGGGGAGCTTACAGCCACAGGTACATGTTGGTACACAGGGGGTCTGCTTTCATTCATATCTAGATAGCCGTCATCATTCAGGAGGCAGGTCTCAGTCAAAGTTAGAAAGAGGCAGCCGATGGGATCCAGGGGG containing:
- the LOC129051214 gene encoding CMT1A duplicated region transcript 15 protein-like protein, with protein sequence MFSCCFPTSRGCCFRNGRSDSLFQRCQRRLIPHPRCLWPFVRRRTQVPRGSPGQVLAGQAMPEIPSGLHLHIVPVQEEIQEPMEAQTDAPGQYAEIATPAAPAVEPEPAWEEPPPERVLELEGAPAKDQIKEDLPEIMAPTVATGLSPGAESVGGERSGREGVTSTASASSSHAAPHPGHGGKHGGGDQGIQTGLLYVAGKELLSFIRTTALLLQGLFVVLILLGYILEQKVLKSIKRRLGRRVPVAPPALRCNLLCQAWMRVCNWASRLFAPNVLPRTGS